CAAATAATAATAAATGGAAAGGTTTGAAATTATAAAAAAATTCAACTAAACAAAGGCAAGCTAAAATAAATATAAAGCGGAATTAGATAACACGAAGAAAGTTATTTAGTCCGCTTTATTAGTTTAACTTTGAGAAAATTACCTATATTTATCAGTTATAACCTTATATTGTAAAAAAATGAGTAAAGCTGTTAAAACTATATTGATAATTATTAATATCGTAATGATTCTACTTTCTATAAAGTGGTATTTAAAAAATTATGAAGACGAACCTTTAATTTCGGCTTTAGGTCAACTTTCTACCCTAATAGTACTTTTACTAGAAGGCAAAATAAATTCTGCTTTAAAAGTTAATAAAAATGTTAGAACTAAATTAGATATGGATGTATCTAAAGGTGATACAATAAAAGCTAATAAAAATAAAGATTCTGAAATAAAAATTAAAACAAGAGATTAAGTTAATGGATTTGAATTTTTTTAAGAAAATAAGATTACCAAATATTAAAATAATTAATATTAATAGGAACAAAAACTCTAAAATTACTCTTGTAGAAAATCAAACTATAATTGAGAAAAGAATAATTTTGAAAGATGAATTAATTTCTGCTTTGAGAAATCAAAACGAAGCTCAACTTGATGCTCAAATTAATTCTGGTAAATACTTAAAAAATACTTTTTTGGAAGTTGGTAATCAAAAAGATTATTTAAGATATTCCTGTTCCCCAATTTTTTATTTAGATAAAATATTTGACGTAATTGAGGTTTTAGACTTTAGGTATTTGAATTTAATTCTTGAAAAAAAATCTGAGCCTCCTTTTTCATTAGAGATAGAACATTTTTTAAAAGAAAAGGAGAATTTAGAAATAAATAATTCACTTGATTTTTTTAATCGCTTACATCAGCATTTGGAATCGAAAAAAGACTTCATTGGAAACCATCTCAGATTAGGAAATATAAGAAGTCAGTTTGAATCTAAAATAAGAGATTTAGTTGATGATTTAATATATTTTAAATCTAAAGTAATTCTGATAATCGAAATGGCTGGGCAAGGAAAAACTAATTTCTTATGTGATTTTGTAGAGAATTTTCTTTTGAAAAAAAATGTCCTCACTGTCTTTTTAACTGGTATTGAAATTAAATCTGATGATATAAGGCAATCAATCATTAAAAGGATTTTCCCTGATGACGATAATATTACTTTTTTAGATATTTTAGATGTTGCGGAAGAAATTTGTAAAGAAAAGAATGAATATTTTGTAATTATTATTGATGGAATAAATGAAAACTACAACACCAAAATTTTCTCTACTAGTTTAGAATTGTTTATTTCTGATATGCAGAAATATGAATTTGTAAAAATAGTTTTAAGTTGTAGAAGTGAATATTACAAAGATAATTTTATAAACCTCGAAAATTCTAAATTTTCTAATACTTTAACCATTATAGATTCACTTATGGAAAGAAATCTTGATGGCAAAATATTAGATAAATTCTTCAATAATTACATTGACCATTTTAATATTAATTATCAACATATTAATAAAGGTGTAAAAGGGCAATTATTATCAAATTTTTTATTATTTAGAATATTTTGTGAAACATACGAGAATAGTGATTTAGATATTATTGACAATATATACAAAGAAGAACTATTTAATAATTATTATACAAAAAAGACTGCCGAAATTAATAATCGTTTAAATAATTCTAATGGTTCAAGTCTTATAGGTTCGTTTGACATTAGAAACTTTATTAAAAAAGTTGTAAAGAGGATGATTGAAAAAAAACAATATACAAATATTGTTTTAGATGAAATTTTAGACTCTCGAGATGATAAGGAACTATATGTTCGTTTTTTGGATGAAAATATTTTAATTAAACGTGATTTGATTGATTATGGTAATTCCATTTTTGGTTCTAGTGAAGTTGTAAATTTTACTTTTGATGAATTTAGAGATTTTTTAATTTCTGATTTCCTAATCCATGATGTATATGTTAATTCTAAAAAAGAATTTACCGACTTTCTATTAAATGAGGTAAAAAAAGATTCTCCATTAATGGAGGGTTGTAGTACATTTTTATTTTATAAATCAAGAAAAAGTACTAATTCCGATTTAAAAAGTGCCATAAGTGCTCAAATATGGTTTAAAAATGTGTTTGCTAAATGTATTTTCAATGTAAACGATGAGGATATTTCTGTAGAAGATAAAGACACCCTAAAAGAAATGTTATTTGATGCGTCTATTCCAAAAAAGAAAATTATTATGAATCTAATAAATAATGGAAATGTGAAAAATTTAAACATTGATTTTCTATTTGATTCATTATTAGAAATGAATGAAGACGAGTATAGACTAAATTTCTCAGAAAATTTTGGAACATCAAATTATAGATATGATAAAATTGACCAAGATGATATTTTAAGTTTTTTAACGGAGAAATTATATTCAGGATGGGTTAATAATGAAAATAGACATAAGCTATTTGAATTATTAATTTATATGTTTTTAAACGATAGAAGTTATAGTGTAAAAGAACTTTTTGAGAAATATTATTTTAAGAATGTTGAAATAGCTACTCTTAAATTGAGAAAAATAATGAATGCTAAAAATGAAGTCTTAAAAAATGAAATAACTAAATTTATTGAAAGATATGGTATTAGCTTATGATTTTTATAAAGCTTTTTGGTTATTAAATCCAAAATTATCAAAAGAAAAATTCTTAGAAATTGTTGGAGCGAATAAGGGGTATTCTCTTGATATGTTTACAAGAATTCATAATTCTATTTATTCTGAATTAATTGATGTAGAAAATGAATATGAGAAATATTATTCTTTTGAATATAAAACTTTTGAAGTTTATTTATTCAAAAAATATAACTTAGAGTTTAAGGAAATTAAAAAACTTATTAAAAAGAAAAACAAATTTCCTAATTGTAAAATATATAGAAAGGATGACCATTCCTATGGGGATTATTCAATACCTACATTTATCACTTCCGAAACTATGTATAAAAGAATTACTAAAATTTTAAAGCAAGAAATATGAAAATAAGATATGATTTTGTAACTAATAGTTCATCTACTTCATTTGTAATTATTTCTGATGGAGAATTCAATCTTAAAGAATTTATTGAGGCTGTAGGTATTAATAATGATTCTGAATTTGTAGATATATATCGAGAATTATTTTATTCTTTTAAAAATGATATGACCCCAATAAGAGAACTTTATGAAAATCATCATAAAAGTTATGATACTTTTGAAGAATTTGTTAAAGGTTATTTTTGGAAAAATGGAGAGGAAATGCTTCCTTTAATTTTGGAGGCTGAATCTAATGATAAAAAAGTATATTCAGGGCAATTAAGTAGTGACCATAATGATATAGAGAGTTTCTTTTGTACTGATGAATTTATTATTGAAAGCAATAACTTATATATAAATGCACAAGAAGATGGTTGGTAATCCAAATGTAGTTTTTAAAAAATATCCAAAACAAAACTATTCAGTAATTTTTAATAAAAAAACTGGCTATTTTGTTAGAGCTGAAGATAAAGGCTTTCCTGAACCTCTTTGGGCTGAACATGGACCTGAACTTTTAGATATTAGTATTACTAATTGGTGTGATCAGGGATGTAGTTTTTGCTATAGAAATTCTACTCCTAAAGGAAAACATATGCTTTTAGAAGATTATGAATTAATAATGAAGCAAGCTAAAGAACTTGATGTTTTTCAAGTCGCTCTTGGCGGAGGAAATCCAAATCAACATCCTGAATTTATAAAAATATTAGAGACTACTGTAAAATATGGTATTGTTCCTTGCTATACAACTAATGGTAGAGGGTTAACCCCTGAAATTCTTAAAGCAACTAAAGAGTTATGCGGTTCTGTTGCTATAAGTGCTTATGAACCTTATTCAGATTTTAGAAAATATCTTGAAAAATTATTTGAATATGATATTAAAGCTAATGTACATTTCGTAACCGATAGTAAAACTATTGATATAGCAATTTCTTGGTTGGAAGAGACACCTAAATTTCTTGAGGGTATTAATTCACTAATTTTTTTAAACTATAAGCCTATCGGCAGAAAACCTGATTTATCTTTATTGCTGAAAGATACTGATAAGATAAAAAAGTTTTATGGTCTCGTAAAAGAAAATAAGAATGTATTAAAAATAGGTTTTGATAGTTGTAGTATTTCGGGAGTTGTAAAATATTTAGATGTAAACTCTAATTTTTATGAGGGTTGTGATGCTGGAAGATTTTCTGCTTTTATAGATGAAAATTTAAGGATGATGCCTTGTTCGTTTATGACAAATAATAATTGGTTTGGAGATTTAAAAGAACATAGTATGCTAGATATATGGAAAAATAATGAATTTTTTAAAAAGTATAGAAATAATATTCTAGATAATGGATGTAATTCTTGTTCCTTTCAAAAAACTTGTATGGGAGGTTGCCCATTTATAGAAGAACTATCTCAATGTGATTGGAAAGATGAGAGATTAGGATTTGACTTCAAGAATAATAAATAATTACCCCTATAAATAAAAGAATATTTTGATTGAGTTACAACACTAAATTTAAGAATTATTTTTCCTAAAACGCTTGAAAACCCGCTAATAGCGGGTTTTTTATGGATATTATTCGACTTTAATGGTCAATAATAGACACTTAAATTCCTCCTATAATTCTACTTTGTAAATAAAAAAACGTTTATAAGTCATTAAAGAAATCTTTCAAGGATATTTTATGTATTTCTAATATTTTGATTAAAGTTTTTAAAGTTATATTTCTTCCTGATTCTATCCTCCAGTACTGTACTCTATTTAATTCATTTTCGTAGGCAAATGTTTCGTAGCTAGTATAACCCTTTGATAGTCTGATTTCTTTTAGCTTTTGTGAAATCTGATTGATTTTTAATTCGATATTTTTATCTAAATCTTCCATAAGCGGAAAATTGTAAATAATACCGCTTAAAATTTACCGCATATATTATACAATTTTATTATTTTAGCTGTTAACTAACTTATAAATAAATTATAACCCAAATCCTTATGGAATACACCGAAGTAATAGTTAAATGGGGAGCTTTGCTCCTAGTACTTTTTGTAATTATTTTTATGATAATCCCTCTTTTCATTATTGCGGAAATAGCAAGTAAAAAGGGAAGAAATACCACATTATGGATTTTATATTCCCTGATAGTTTCTCCTTTATTAAGCATCTTTTTTCTACATGTACTTGGAGAAACTGACGAAAAAAGAGAAGAACGAATTATTGAAGAAGAAAAATTAAAAAATCTATACCGAAATCCTATTAGTCAAAATCCTGAAAATAAATTAGAAAAATGGCTAATTGAAAATCCTGGAAAAACTGTTAATGATTATTATAGGTAGTTTAAGTATGAAAAGCAAAAATATTGTATCCGTTTTTATTTTTTTAATCCTATTTACGGCTTGTAAAAGGGAAGATGCTACAAAATTTCTCGAATCCATTAAATCAGCAAAATCTACACTTGTTAATAGCGATACGCTTGTTGAAAATAGTTTTAATAAAACTATTTTTAATGATAGAGCTGAAGAATTAATCTATATCAGAGAATATTTAAAATATAAATTACCCTTATTGTTAATAAAAAAAGACCTTGATTTGGTAAAAAAAGCTCAATATACATTAATCGCTAATGGAGAAAATCCAAGTTCAACTGACGCTGCTAAAAGAACTATTGTTTATAGCAATAAATATGAAGGTTATATGTCATTAATTACGTCTGAAAATATGAGTTTTAAAGAAGTAAAGAATCAATTGGAAAGTAAAGGTAAAATTGATTTTAATTTAGAAACTCTACCTACTAATTTCATTAGAGTAAAAAATGAAACTGTGAATGAGGAAGACACTTTAAACGTTGTAAATTCTAAATCTAATTATTCTTTTCCTAATTATTTAATTAACTTAAATCATTATTCTCCTAAAATTAGTGGTATTTGTGAAGACCAAGGTTATTCGGATTGTTTTAGAGACGTCACTAGTTTCGTAAAGGATTTAGTCGATATAAGAAAAACACATCTAAACAATAAATATAATGAAGATTATTTATCATTTTATAAAACGAGCAATGCACTTAAAGATAATCGGAGTTGGGGGAAAGACGCATTAGACATTGATAAATATATTGTTGAAAATATAAAAAGATATGATGATGCAGTAAAAAGTTGCGATTGTGATGATTACGATTGGTTTAAAAAGATGCCAAAAGACCTATACCAGTATTTTAATTTGAATAAAAAAGAACTTCTTAATAGTATTGAATATTGATTAATTAAAAAAATATTTTTTCATACAGCGACCTAGAAATAGGTCGCTTTTTTTGTCTCAACAACTACGTGATTTGCTGATGATTGAAAAAAATTTGACTTTTTCCAATAAAAAAAAATAGCTGGCGCCTATTATGTAAATATGTAACAACTAAAATATAAAAAACATGAATGCTAAAATTATGGTAGAAAGACGAGTTTATAGTAACCTTATAAAATTTGTCATTGAAACAAGAAAAATGTTGGCGGATTATTCTGAGAGACCAGAATTTAAAAAAGAATGGTTATCTATATCTGATATAGAAATTGAATTTGGATTAAGTCGAAAAATTATAGACGGATTTAGAAAAAAAGGTTTAAAGGCAAATCAAAAAATAGCTAATGGAAAAATTCTAATTAGTCGAATCGAATTGGAAAAATATATAATTAAAAAGTAAACCGTCATGGATAACAACACAACATATATTGATAATTATGTTACGAATAGGATTAATGTTGAAGAATGGATTCAATACCATCCTAAACCCAAAGAGGGTAAAAAAGCTTTACCTAAAAACTACCATTACTTTAGAAAAAAATTGTATGCTGAAAAAAGTAGAAGCTTTTTGTTACTATCATTGCGGTATGACGATGAAGAAGATATATTTAGATTAAGAATTAATGGAAGTTTGAAAAAATGGTATTTAAATGGAAATACTCTCGAAGAATTAACTAAGCCACAATATGAGGAATGCTATAAGAAAATAGCTAAAAAAATTGATGTTTTATATGAAGATTTACTTTTAGGACGAAATACTAAAATAGAATCTGGTATAACAATTCGCTTAAAGATTAAATTTAACGATTTATTGAAATGTTTTGTTTGGTACAAAGATTTTGAAAGAGTCGAAGAAAGTGATACTACTCTTTATTTTAGAGGGAAATATTACAGCTTTATTCTTTATGAAAAAGAGATTGAAATTAAATCAAAAAACCGTTATCATAAAGGCAGATTTATTAAAGCTGATAAACCTATCCAAGTGACGAACTCATATTTAAGATTTGAAGTAAAAGTAAATTCTGTTTGCGGTGTTTCTTTTTATAAAGAGAAAGCAAACACTGTTGGGAAAATAATTCAACATTGGGACGAAATTATCATCCAAATTCAGAAATTTTTTGAACGTATTGAATTTATTAATTTTAATGAAGCCAAAGTAGAACTTGAAAATATGACTTTCTCAGAATTAAAAAAATTCTTTATGACTGAAGGCTTTAAAACTTTTGGAATTTATAAAATAATTGACTTGCTAAATAAAATAAAAACTGGAACCAATAAGACAAAGTACCGTAATGAAATTTTTAGTCTATTAAGAAGTCATATATCTACAAATCTCAGTTTGAGAGAAGAACTTTTATATGAATTTGAGAAGAAAATTAATAATTTAATTTATAATAAGCTTAATACTTATTCTAATAGTAATAAACTTTTGATAGAGGATTCCTAAACATAAACAAGGTAAACTATAAGCAATAGAACCCAAATAAGCCAAAGTAAGCTGATAAATAAAGTAAAGCGGAATTAAATAACACAAGGCAAAGTTATTTAGTCCGTTTTATTTGTTTTATAAATGAAGTGTTAGTGATTATTATTGGCTGTATGGTAATTAATAAGCAAAATATTTGATTTAAGAAACTTTACTCGATTATTCTTAAAGTTATGAGTCAACTTAAATTTAAATGCTTTAAAACGCTTTGTTTATTATTATTTATTTTCGATTAAATAAACCAATTCCAATTTATTTTCGATTTGTAAAACCCAAGGTAACGGATTAGGGGATAGAATATGGGCGAATAATGGCAAAAGAAGTAAAAAGAATTTCTCCAAAATTAAAAATTGAAAATTCTATAATACAAAAAGGCTTTATTTATTTTAAGGACATTTTTCATTGTCTAAATGCTAAAAGTGAAATATTTAAAGCTGTACTCTAAACAATACAAAGAATTTAGAAAACTTATATCCATAAAAAAAGCCTTTCCATTACGAAAAGGCTTTCCCAATTTAAGCGGTCTGGACGGGACTCGAACCCGCGACCCCATGCGTGACAGGCATGTATTCTAACCAACTGAACTACCAAACCCTGCTTTATTGCGGTTGCAAATGTACAATTAATTTTTGTTTACGCAACTATTTTATAACATAAGATTTTAAAAAAAATAATCTCTTAAAAATCAAAAAAGCCATCCGTAGATTCCGAATAAATTCAGAAGCATTGGAAAGCTTTTCATTGGTCTAACTACAAACCGATCTCGTTCTAAACGAGAAAACAACACAACTAGCTTTAGATACCGTATTTGGGCAAAAAAGCCTTTCTGTTACGAAAGGCTTTCCCCAATATTGCGGTCTGGACGGGACTCGAACCCGCGACCCCATGCGTGACAGGCATGTATTCTAACCAACTGAACTACCAAACCTCTGCTTTATTGCGGTGGCAAAGATACAATAGATTTCCGTTTACGCAAGCCTTTTAATAGAGAATTTTAAATTTTTTTTAGTTCGTTTATCCAAAGTTTTGTTTTTCAACTAAGTATGCTGTCAAAATTTTGTCAAAACTTTCGTCAACCCCAACAGGAATGTACTTTATTTTGTTTTGAGCGCAGGTTAAAGCAAGCTTTTTGAAGTAATCACCCACTCTTTTTTCGTATTCTTCCTTTACATTATCTGCAAAAAGTACTACTTCATCACCTGTTTCGACATCAATAAACTTCCTTGGTGAGTTGTCAAAATCAAATTTTAGTTCTGTTTCCTTATCAATGACATGAAATAAAACTACTTTATGCTTGTCGTGTTTCAGGTGTTGCAAGGCATTAAACAGCGCTTCTTCATTTTCTGACTGAAACATATCTGTAAACAAAATAATCATCGAACGCCTGTGAATCTTCTCTGCAATTTGATGTAAATAGGTAATAGTATCCGTATTCTTTTTCTCTTTTGGCTGTTCCAGAAGTCCTTCGAGAGTATTCAATATCATTCTGTGGTGACGGTCACTTCCTTTTTCGGGAGCATAATACTCATAACTATCCGAAAACACACTCAAACCAACAGCATCACGTTGTTTCTTCAATAAATTCATTAAAACAGCAGAAGCCAATACCGAAAAGCCAATTTTACTTTCATAAAATTGCTGATTCTCCTTCAGTTTAGGATAATGCATCGATGAAGAATTGTCAATAATAATATGACATCTCAAATTCGTTTCTTCTTCAAAACATTTTGTATACAATCGATCCGTTTTGGCAAACAACTTCCAATCGATATGTTTGGTGCTTTCTCCGGTATTATACACTTTGTGCTCAGCAAACTCAGCCGAAAATCCATGAAACGGACTCTTATGCATGCCCGAAATAAACCCTTCCACCACTTGATTGGCTAATAATTCCAAGTGCTGAAAACTAGCTATTTTTTTTATTTGCGTTTCAATCTTCATCTCCCAAATGTATTAAAAGATTAAATGATTTAAAAATTTAAAAACACACACCATAAGTTCTTATAGTATATTCCATAAAAAAAGGCCCGACTTTCGCCAGACCTTTTTAAACTTATTTCAATTTAGATTACAACAAAGCATCCAAACTATCTGCATACGTTTGTTTTGGAGCAACTCCAACTTGTTTTCCAACAACTTCTCCGTTATGAAAAACCAAGACTGTTGGGATATTTCTAACACCGTATTTTGCAGCAAATTCTTGGTTTGCATCAACATCAACTTTCCCTACAACAACTTTTCCTTCATACTCGCTGCTTAGTTCGTCAATGATTGGTCCTACCATTCTACAAGGTCCACACCATGCTGCCCAAAAATCTACCATTACCGGTTTATCTGATTTCAAAACTACTTCATCAAAAGTAGCATCTGTTATTGCTAATGCCATACTATTTTTATTTTATGTTTAAATGCTTATTTCTTAAAACTAGAGTACAAATTTAGAAATTTAAAACCAACCAAACGTCATTACCAAATTAGTTTTCATTATAAATGTATTACTAATTGTTATTCTCAGTTAATTTGGAAGCTATTCCTGCTGTCATTCCAATCTTTTTATTTTTAAAGGAAAAATAAAAAGGATTTTCCCTTCCATCAGGGCTAGGGCATCTGTCTTCATAAGAGGAATTGGAGTTTTTTTAGTTTTTTAAAAATGGTTTTTAATTTTGTAAACTAGCCGACCTATTTATCTTTTTTTAATTACGTCTATATTGTAAAGTTTAAACATTAACGATGTTAAAATCGATAATTTGATAAAAAGGTACGTTAAAAAATAGGTTTTCATTAAAATTCTAGCGTTTTTTTGTATTTTGTAAGCTGCAAAGTACTCTAAAAGATCATCAAATTAGATCTAAAAATCGCTAAATTAAGCCTTGTTTTTAATTTTTTCTAGTTTAAACAAGAAGCGAAATCGATAGAAATCACTTGTTATTTATTCTCTAAATAAATTATAGGTTTAACTGTCAAATATCAGTCTTTTTGAGGTGCTAATTCGTTAAATTTGAGAGTAAAATTAACAATTACATTTATATGGAAATAGTTGCAAAACCAAACAAATATGAACTGGGAGAAATGCTCCTAGAAATAGGTTCTTTACTGATAGTAGCTGGAGCTAATACCGAACGGGTCAAGGTCACCATTAATAGAATATCTGGAGCCTTTGGATGTTGTTCAGATTTAATGATCACCAATCATGCCTTAATGATTACTTTAACGTATAAAGATCAAATTAAAACGTTTACTAGTGTAAAATGGGTACCCAACATGCATCTTAATTTTAATCTCATCTCTGATATTAGTACCATGAGCTGGAAAATTGTGGAAGAAAAATGGTCAGTAGAGCGAATAAATAATGAACTAACACTACTTGATCGAAAAGCCTTGTACCCAAGATTTGTTGTTTTGTTTTTGGTAGCTTTGGCAGGAGCTTCCTTTTGTAGATTGTTTGGTGGAGGATTAACCGAAATGATTCTTTGTTTCTTGGGGAGTTTCTTAGGGCTTTTTGTGAGACAGGAAACTATGAAACTTAAATTTAATTTTTACCTGT
The Flavobacterium sp. 5 DNA segment above includes these coding regions:
- a CDS encoding radical SAM/SPASM domain-containing protein translates to MVGNPNVVFKKYPKQNYSVIFNKKTGYFVRAEDKGFPEPLWAEHGPELLDISITNWCDQGCSFCYRNSTPKGKHMLLEDYELIMKQAKELDVFQVALGGGNPNQHPEFIKILETTVKYGIVPCYTTNGRGLTPEILKATKELCGSVAISAYEPYSDFRKYLEKLFEYDIKANVHFVTDSKTIDIAISWLEETPKFLEGINSLIFLNYKPIGRKPDLSLLLKDTDKIKKFYGLVKENKNVLKIGFDSCSISGVVKYLDVNSNFYEGCDAGRFSAFIDENLRMMPCSFMTNNNWFGDLKEHSMLDIWKNNEFFKKYRNNILDNGCNSCSFQKTCMGGCPFIEELSQCDWKDERLGFDFKNNK
- a CDS encoding helix-turn-helix domain-containing protein, with amino-acid sequence MEDLDKNIELKINQISQKLKEIRLSKGYTSYETFAYENELNRVQYWRIESGRNITLKTLIKILEIHKISLKDFFNDL
- a CDS encoding DUF58 domain-containing protein, which gives rise to MKIETQIKKIASFQHLELLANQVVEGFISGMHKSPFHGFSAEFAEHKVYNTGESTKHIDWKLFAKTDRLYTKCFEEETNLRCHIIIDNSSSMHYPKLKENQQFYESKIGFSVLASAVLMNLLKKQRDAVGLSVFSDSYEYYAPEKGSDRHHRMILNTLEGLLEQPKEKKNTDTITYLHQIAEKIHRRSMIILFTDMFQSENEEALFNALQHLKHDKHKVVLFHVIDKETELKFDFDNSPRKFIDVETGDEVVLFADNVKEEYEKRVGDYFKKLALTCAQNKIKYIPVGVDESFDKILTAYLVEKQNFG
- the trxA gene encoding thioredoxin, coding for MALAITDATFDEVVLKSDKPVMVDFWAAWCGPCRMVGPIIDELSSEYEGKVVVGKVDVDANQEFAAKYGVRNIPTVLVFHNGEVVGKQVGVAPKQTYADSLDALL
- a CDS encoding threonine/serine exporter ThrE family protein, coding for MEIVAKPNKYELGEMLLEIGSLLIVAGANTERVKVTINRISGAFGCCSDLMITNHALMITLTYKDQIKTFTSVKWVPNMHLNFNLISDISTMSWKIVEEKWSVERINNELTLLDRKALYPRFVVLFLVALAGASFCRLFGGGLTEMILCFLGSFLGLFVRQETMKLKFNFYLCIFFASLTSSFLVGLYSFLNPDREFIHALSTSVLFLIPGVPMINSFSDFIDGNILNGTTRGVNVLVIAFAIALGLMVSLLIFKLH